The following coding sequences lie in one Streptomyces sp. NBC_00510 genomic window:
- the rpmJ gene encoding 50S ribosomal protein L36 — protein MKVKPSVKKICDKCKVIRRHGRVMVICDNLRHKQRQG, from the coding sequence ATGAAGGTCAAGCCGAGCGTCAAGAAGATCTGCGACAAGTGCAAGGTGATCCGCCGTCACGGCCGGGTCATGGTCATCTGCGACAACCTGCGCCACAAGCAGCGCCAGGGCTGA
- the rplR gene encoding 50S ribosomal protein L18, whose protein sequence is MAYGVKIAKGDAYKGAAKKRRHIRVRKRISGTEARPRLVVTRSNRGITAQVIDDLKGHTVASASHLDTSIRGVEGDKTEQAKKVGQLVAERAKAAGVETVVFDRGGNRYAGRIAALADAAREAGLGF, encoded by the coding sequence ATGGCATACGGTGTGAAGATCGCCAAGGGCGATGCTTACAAGGGCGCCGCCAAGAAGCGCCGCCACATCCGCGTCCGCAAGCGGATCTCGGGCACCGAGGCGCGCCCGCGCCTGGTCGTGACCCGCTCCAACCGCGGTATCACGGCGCAGGTCATCGACGACCTCAAGGGCCACACCGTGGCCTCGGCGTCGCACCTGGACACCTCCATCCGAGGCGTCGAGGGTGACAAGACCGAGCAGGCCAAGAAGGTCGGCCAGCTGGTCGCCGAGCGCGCCAAGGCGGCCGGTGTCGAGACCGTCGTGTTCGACCGTGGTGGCAACCGGTACGCCGGGCGCATCGCCGCCCTTGCCGACGCCGCCCGCGAAGCCGGGCTCGGTTTCTGA
- the rpsE gene encoding 30S ribosomal protein S5 has protein sequence MAGPQRRGGGAGGGERRDRKGRDGGAAAAEKTAYVERVVAINRVAKVVKGGRRFSFTALVVVGDGDGTVGVGYGKAKEVPAAIAKGVEEAKKHFFKVPRIQGTIPHPIQGEKAAGVVLLKPASPGTGVIAGGPVRAVLECAGIHDVLSKSLGSDNAINIVHATVAALQGLQRPEEIAARRGLPLEDVAPAALLRARAGVGA, from the coding sequence ATGGCTGGACCCCAGCGCCGCGGTGGCGGTGCCGGTGGCGGCGAGCGGCGGGACCGGAAGGGCCGTGACGGCGGCGCAGCTGCCGCCGAGAAGACCGCGTACGTTGAGCGCGTTGTCGCGATCAACCGCGTCGCCAAGGTTGTGAAGGGTGGTCGTCGCTTCAGCTTCACCGCGCTGGTCGTGGTGGGCGACGGTGACGGCACCGTGGGTGTCGGTTACGGCAAGGCCAAGGAGGTGCCGGCCGCCATCGCCAAGGGTGTTGAGGAGGCCAAGAAGCACTTCTTCAAGGTCCCCCGTATCCAGGGCACCATCCCCCACCCCATCCAGGGCGAGAAGGCCGCGGGCGTCGTCCTGCTCAAGCCTGCTTCCCCCGGTACGGGTGTGATCGCCGGTGGTCCGGTGCGCGCCGTTCTGGAGTGCGCCGGCATCCACGACGTGCTGTCGAAGTCGCTCGGCTCCGACAACGCGATCAACATCGTGCACGCCACGGTGGCCGCTCTCCAGGGCCTGCAGCGCCCCGAGGAGATCGCCGCCCGTCGTGGCCTGCCCCTCGAGGACGTGGCTCCCGCGGCTCTGCTCCGGGCGCGTGCTGGGGTGGGTGCGTAA
- the rplF gene encoding 50S ribosomal protein L6: MSRIGRLPIPVPAGVDVTIDGRTVSVKGPKGSLTHTVAAPIEIVKGEDGTLQVSRPNDERLNKALHGLSRTLVANMITGVTVGYVKKLEISGVGYRVQAKGSNLEFALGYSHPIVVEAPEGISFKVENPTKFSVEGIDKQKVGEVAANIRKLRKPDPYKAKGVKYEGEVIRRKVGKAGK; the protein is encoded by the coding sequence ATGTCGCGTATTGGACGGCTGCCCATCCCGGTTCCCGCCGGCGTGGACGTCACCATCGATGGCCGGACGGTCTCGGTGAAGGGCCCCAAGGGTTCCCTGACCCACACCGTTGCCGCGCCGATCGAGATCGTCAAGGGCGAGGACGGCACCCTGCAGGTGTCGCGTCCGAACGACGAGCGTCTGAACAAGGCCCTGCACGGCCTGTCGCGCACGCTGGTGGCGAACATGATCACCGGCGTGACCGTGGGCTACGTGAAGAAGCTCGAGATCAGCGGTGTCGGCTACCGCGTCCAGGCGAAGGGCTCCAACCTGGAGTTCGCCCTGGGCTACAGCCACCCGATCGTCGTCGAGGCCCCCGAGGGCATCTCCTTCAAGGTCGAGAACCCCACCAAGTTCTCGGTCGAGGGCATCGACAAGCAGAAGGTCGGCGAGGTCGCCGCGAACATCCGCAAGCTGCGGAAGCCCGACCCGTACAAGGCCAAGGGCGTCAAGTACGAGGGCGAAGTCATCCGCCGCAAGGTCGGAAAGGCTGGTAAGTAA
- the rplO gene encoding 50S ribosomal protein L15, translated as MGTDNTSNPLKVHNLRPAPGAKTAKTRVGRGEASKGKTAGRGTKGTKARYQVPARFEGGQMPLHMRLPKLKGFKNPFRTEFQVVNLDKLTALYPEGGEVTVADLVAKGAVRKNQLVKVLGTGEISVALQVTVDAVSGSAKEKITAAGGSVTELV; from the coding sequence ATGGGCACCGACAACACGTCGAACCCGCTGAAGGTCCACAACCTCCGTCCGGCCCCCGGTGCCAAGACCGCCAAGACCCGTGTGGGTCGTGGTGAGGCGTCCAAGGGCAAGACGGCCGGTCGTGGTACCAAGGGCACCAAGGCCCGCTACCAGGTTCCGGCACGCTTCGAGGGTGGGCAGATGCCCCTCCACATGCGTCTGCCGAAGCTCAAGGGCTTCAAGAACCCGTTCCGCACCGAGTTCCAGGTCGTGAACCTGGACAAGCTGACCGCGCTCTACCCCGAGGGTGGCGAGGTCACGGTGGCCGACCTGGTCGCCAAGGGTGCCGTGCGGAAGAACCAGCTCGTCAAGGTGCTGGGCACCGGCGAGATCTCCGTGGCGCTGCAGGTGACCGTCGACGCGGTCTCCGGCTCCGCCAAGGAGAAGATCACCGCCGCGGGCGGCTCGGTCACCGAGCTCGTCTGA
- the rpmD gene encoding 50S ribosomal protein L30, which translates to MARLKVTQVKSYIGSKQNHRDTLRSLGLKRLNDVVVKEDRPEIRGMVQTVRHLVTVEEVD; encoded by the coding sequence ATGGCTCGCCTCAAGGTCACGCAGGTCAAGTCGTACATCGGCAGCAAGCAGAACCACCGTGACACCCTGCGTTCGCTCGGCCTGAAGCGGCTGAACGACGTTGTGGTCAAGGAGGACCGCCCGGAGATCCGCGGCATGGTCCAGACTGTCCGCCACCTCGTCACGGTCGAGGAGGTTGACTGA
- the secY gene encoding preprotein translocase subunit SecY: MLTAFARAFRTPDLRKKLLFTLGIMMLFRLGAHIPIPGVDYQVVNSCIKAVGGNQGLFGLVNLFSGGALLQLTIFALGIMPYITASIILQLLTVVIPRLEALKKEGQAGQTKITQYTRYLTVALAILQGTGLVATARSGSLFQQCPDRFNIVPDQSIFTTITMVITMTAGTALIMWLGELITDRGIGNGMSILMFLSIAAGFPGALWAIKKSGKIADGWVEFGAVIMVGLAMVALVVFVEQAQRRIPVQYAKRMIGRRSYGGTSTYIPLKVNQAGVIPVIFASSLLYIPSLVVQFSGSTSTWANWVRDNLVKGDHPIYITAYFLLIVFFAFFYVAISFNPEEVADNMKKYGGFIPGIRAGRPTAEYLSYVLNRITWPGAMYLGLIALVPTVALVLFNANQNFPFGGTSILIIVGVGLETVKQIESQLQQRNYEGFLR, encoded by the coding sequence GTGCTCACCGCGTTCGCCCGGGCGTTCAGGACGCCCGACCTGCGCAAGAAGCTGCTGTTCACGCTGGGCATCATGATGCTGTTCCGGCTGGGAGCGCACATCCCGATCCCTGGGGTCGACTACCAGGTGGTCAACTCCTGCATCAAGGCGGTCGGCGGGAACCAGGGCCTCTTCGGCCTGGTGAACCTCTTCAGCGGCGGCGCGCTTCTGCAACTCACGATCTTCGCGCTCGGCATCATGCCGTACATCACCGCGAGCATCATCCTGCAGCTGCTCACCGTGGTCATCCCGCGCCTGGAAGCCCTCAAGAAGGAGGGCCAGGCCGGTCAGACCAAGATCACGCAGTACACGCGCTACCTCACCGTGGCGCTGGCGATCCTGCAGGGCACCGGCCTGGTGGCCACCGCCCGCTCCGGCAGCCTCTTCCAGCAGTGCCCCGACCGCTTCAACATCGTCCCCGACCAGTCGATCTTCACCACGATCACGATGGTCATCACGATGACCGCGGGTACCGCCCTCATCATGTGGCTGGGCGAGCTCATCACCGACCGCGGCATCGGCAACGGCATGTCGATCCTGATGTTCCTGTCGATCGCGGCCGGCTTCCCCGGCGCCCTCTGGGCGATCAAGAAGTCCGGGAAGATCGCGGACGGCTGGGTCGAGTTCGGCGCGGTCATCATGGTGGGTCTGGCGATGGTCGCCCTCGTCGTCTTCGTCGAGCAGGCGCAGCGCCGCATCCCCGTGCAGTACGCGAAGCGCATGATCGGCCGTCGTTCGTACGGAGGAACGTCCACCTACATCCCGCTGAAGGTGAACCAGGCGGGTGTGATTCCCGTCATCTTCGCGTCATCGCTCCTGTACATCCCGTCACTGGTCGTCCAGTTCAGTGGATCGACCTCTACCTGGGCAAACTGGGTCAGGGACAACCTGGTCAAGGGTGATCACCCGATCTACATCACCGCGTACTTCCTGCTGATTGTCTTCTTTGCCTTCTTCTACGTGGCCATCTCGTTCAACCCCGAAGAAGTCGCGGACAACATGAAGAAGTATGGTGGGTTCATCCCGGGCATCCGGGCTGGTCGTCCCACCGCGGAGTACCTCAGCTACGTGCTCAACCGCATCACGTGGCCGGGCGCGATGTACCTGGGGCTGATCGCCTTGGTGCCCACCGTGGCGCTGGTGCTGTTCAACGCGAACCAGAACTTCCCGTTCGGCGGGACGAGCATCCTGATCATCGTGGGTGTCGGCCTGGAGACCGTGAAGCAGATCGAGAGCCAGCTTCAGCAGCGTAACTACGAAGGGTTCCTCCGCTGA
- a CDS encoding adenylate kinase gives MRIVLVGPPGAGKGTQAAYLARNLSIPHISTGDLFRANISQGTELGRKAQEYMDAGRLVPDEITIGMAKDRMLQPDAGNGFLLDGFPRNVGQAQALDKILAEAGIALDAVLDLEVPEEEVVKRIAGRRLCRKNGSHVFHVVYNPPAGDGVCDECGGELYQRSDDTEEKVRVRLEEYHSKTEPIIDYYKQQGLVRTISALGKVAEVTKRAMDALHDKKDSGDSAA, from the coding sequence ATGCGCATCGTCCTCGTCGGGCCCCCCGGGGCCGGCAAGGGTACGCAGGCTGCGTACCTTGCCAGGAACCTGTCGATCCCGCACATCTCCACGGGCGACCTCTTCCGGGCGAACATCAGCCAGGGCACGGAGCTGGGCCGCAAGGCCCAGGAGTACATGGACGCCGGCCGGCTGGTACCCGACGAGATCACCATCGGGATGGCCAAGGACCGCATGCTGCAGCCGGACGCCGGGAACGGCTTCCTGCTCGACGGCTTCCCGCGGAACGTGGGCCAGGCGCAGGCGCTCGACAAGATCCTCGCCGAGGCCGGGATAGCGCTGGACGCGGTGCTGGACCTCGAGGTCCCCGAGGAGGAGGTCGTCAAGCGGATCGCCGGTCGCCGGCTGTGCCGCAAGAACGGCAGCCACGTCTTCCACGTGGTGTACAACCCTCCGGCCGGTGACGGCGTCTGCGACGAGTGCGGCGGCGAGCTGTACCAGCGGTCGGACGACACCGAGGAGAAGGTGCGGGTCCGGCTGGAGGAGTACCACAGCAAGACCGAGCCGATCATCGACTACTACAAGCAGCAGGGCCTGGTGCGCACCATCTCGGCCCTGGGCAAGGTCGCCGAGGTGACCAAGCGGGCGATGGACGCGCTGCACGACAAGAAGGACTCGGGCGACAGCGCCGCCTGA
- a CDS encoding type Z 30S ribosomal protein S14, with the protein MAKKALIAKAARKPKFGVRSYTRCQRCGRPHSVYRKFGLCRVCLREMAHRGELPGVTKSSW; encoded by the coding sequence GTGGCGAAGAAGGCTCTTATCGCGAAGGCCGCCCGCAAGCCCAAGTTCGGCGTGCGTTCCTACACGCGCTGCCAGCGTTGTGGCCGTCCGCACTCCGTGTACCGCAAGTTCGGCCTGTGCCGCGTGTGCCTTCGTGAGATGGCGCACCGCGGTGAGCTGCCGGGCGTGACCAAGAGCTCCTGGTAA
- the map gene encoding type I methionyl aminopeptidase: protein MVEIKSPEQIAKMRAAGLVVAAIHEATREAAVPGATTKDLDDVARKVLADHGAKPNFLGYGGFPATICTSVNDVVVHGIPDTATVLKDGDVISIDCGAIVDGWHGDAAYTAFVGSGHAPELVELSRVTEESMWAGIAAFRKGDRLVDISRAIETYIRRQPKPGGGKYGIIEEYGGHGIGSQMHMDPHLLNYVSRKRGKGPRLVPGMCLAIEPMVSLGTPLTHVLEDEWTVKTDDGTWSSHWEHSVALTEEGPLVLTARDGGKAKLAEYGITAAPDPLA, encoded by the coding sequence ATGGTGGAGATCAAGAGCCCCGAGCAGATCGCGAAGATGCGCGCGGCCGGCCTGGTCGTCGCCGCGATCCACGAGGCCACCCGTGAGGCGGCCGTCCCCGGAGCCACCACCAAGGACCTGGACGACGTCGCCCGCAAGGTCCTCGCCGACCATGGGGCCAAGCCGAACTTCCTGGGGTACGGCGGTTTCCCCGCCACCATCTGCACCTCCGTGAACGACGTCGTCGTCCACGGCATCCCGGACACCGCGACCGTCCTGAAGGACGGTGACGTCATCTCGATCGACTGCGGCGCGATCGTCGACGGCTGGCACGGCGACGCCGCCTACACGGCGTTCGTGGGCAGCGGCCACGCTCCGGAACTTGTGGAGCTCAGCCGGGTGACCGAGGAGTCCATGTGGGCCGGCATCGCCGCCTTCCGCAAGGGCGACCGGCTGGTCGACATCTCCCGTGCCATCGAGACGTACATCCGCCGGCAGCCGAAGCCCGGCGGCGGCAAGTACGGGATCATCGAGGAGTACGGCGGCCACGGCATCGGTTCGCAGATGCACATGGACCCCCACCTGCTGAACTACGTGTCCCGCAAGCGCGGCAAGGGCCCCCGCCTGGTGCCCGGCATGTGCCTGGCCATCGAGCCGATGGTCAGCCTCGGCACCCCGCTCACCCACGTCCTCGAGGACGAGTGGACGGTCAAGACCGACGACGGCACCTGGTCCTCGCACTGGGAGCACTCCGTCGCGCTCACCGAGGAGGGCCCGCTGGTCCTGACCGCCCGCGACGGCGGCAAGGCCAAGCTGGCGGAGTACGGGATCACGGCCGCGCCGGACCCGCTCGCCTGA
- the rplQ gene encoding 50S ribosomal protein L17 yields the protein MPKPAKGARLGGSAAHERLLLANLAKSLFEHGRITTTEAKARRLRPVAERLITKAKKGDIHNRRLVLQTITDKGIVHTLFTEIAPRYENRPGGYTRITKIGNRRGDNAPMAVIELVEALTVAQQATGEAEAATKRAVKEAEAKTEAPAEVEDKAEATEAPAEESKDA from the coding sequence ATGCCGAAGCCCGCCAAGGGTGCCCGTCTGGGCGGCAGCGCCGCGCACGAGCGTCTGCTTCTCGCGAACCTCGCGAAGTCGCTGTTCGAGCACGGTCGCATCACCACCACCGAGGCCAAGGCGCGCCGTCTGCGTCCGGTCGCGGAGCGCCTGATCACCAAGGCGAAGAAGGGCGACATCCACAACCGTCGCCTGGTACTGCAGACGATCACGGACAAGGGCATCGTCCACACGCTCTTCACCGAGATCGCCCCGCGGTACGAGAACCGCCCGGGTGGTTACACCCGCATCACCAAGATCGGTAACCGCCGCGGCGACAACGCGCCGATGGCCGTCATCGAGCTGGTGGAGGCGCTGACCGTGGCCCAGCAGGCCACGGGTGAGGCGGAGGCCGCGACCAAGCGCGCGGTCAAGGAGGCCGAGGCCAAGACCGAGGCTCCGGCCGAGGTCGAGGACAAGGCCGAGGCCACCGAGGCTCCGGCCGAGGAGTCCAAGGACGCCTGA
- the rpsM gene encoding 30S ribosomal protein S13 → MARVSGVDIPREKRVEVALTYVFGIGRTLAKETLAATGVNPDARVRDLDEEDLVKIREYVDANIKTEGDLRREIQADIRRKVEIGCYQGLRHRRGLPVHGQRTHTNARTRKGPRRAIAGKKKPGKK, encoded by the coding sequence ATGGCACGCGTTTCAGGTGTCGACATCCCGCGCGAGAAGCGTGTGGAGGTCGCCCTCACCTACGTCTTCGGCATCGGCCGCACCCTGGCCAAGGAGACCCTCGCCGCCACCGGCGTGAACCCGGACGCCCGGGTCCGCGACCTGGACGAAGAGGACCTGGTCAAGATCCGCGAGTACGTGGACGCCAACATCAAGACCGAGGGTGACCTCCGTCGCGAGATCCAGGCGGACATCCGTCGCAAGGTCGAGATCGGCTGCTACCAGGGCCTGCGCCACCGTCGCGGCCTGCCGGTCCACGGCCAGCGGACCCACACCAACGCCCGCACCCGCAAGGGCCCGCGTCGCGCCATCGCCGGCAAGAAGAAGCCGGGCAAGAAGTAG
- the truA gene encoding tRNA pseudouridine(38-40) synthase TruA translates to MSVASDEVEPGYVRVRLDLAYDGAEFSGWAKQRNRRTVQGELESALRTVLRLPEPVELTVAGRTDAGVHARGQVAHVDLPEDVWAAEGGKLLRRLAGRLPWDVRVWKVSQAPAGFNARFSAIWRRYAYRVGDHQGGVDPLLRGHVLWHDRPVDVDLMNEAARKLLGEHDFAAYCKKREGATTIRTLLELHWERDASGLAVATVRADAFCHNMVRALVGSMLLVGDGHRPAGFPGEVLAGRVRHSAVNVVRPHGLTLEEVGYPADELLAARNREARNMRTLPLPRA, encoded by the coding sequence GTGAGTGTGGCGAGCGATGAGGTGGAGCCCGGGTACGTCCGGGTGCGGCTGGACCTGGCGTACGACGGGGCCGAGTTCTCCGGCTGGGCGAAGCAGCGCAACCGGCGGACCGTGCAGGGGGAGCTGGAGTCGGCCCTGCGGACGGTGCTGCGGCTGCCCGAGCCGGTCGAGCTGACCGTCGCCGGGCGTACGGACGCGGGTGTGCACGCCCGCGGGCAGGTCGCGCACGTCGACCTGCCGGAGGACGTCTGGGCGGCGGAGGGCGGCAAGCTGCTGCGCCGGCTGGCCGGACGGCTGCCCTGGGACGTACGGGTGTGGAAGGTCTCGCAGGCCCCGGCCGGCTTCAACGCGCGCTTCTCCGCGATCTGGCGCCGCTACGCCTACCGGGTCGGCGACCACCAGGGCGGGGTCGACCCCCTGCTGCGGGGGCACGTGCTGTGGCACGACCGGCCGGTGGACGTCGACCTGATGAACGAGGCGGCGCGCAAGCTCCTCGGCGAGCACGACTTCGCGGCCTACTGCAAGAAGCGGGAGGGCGCGACGACCATCCGCACCCTCCTGGAGCTGCACTGGGAGCGGGACGCCTCCGGGCTGGCGGTGGCGACCGTACGGGCGGACGCCTTCTGCCACAACATGGTGCGCGCCCTGGTCGGCTCGATGCTGCTGGTCGGCGACGGCCACCGGCCGGCCGGTTTCCCCGGGGAGGTCCTGGCGGGACGGGTCCGGCACTCGGCGGTCAACGTGGTGCGGCCGCACGGGCTGACCCTGGAGGAGGTCGGCTACCCGGCGGACGAGCTGCTGGCCGCGCGTAACCGCGAGGCCCGCAACATGCGTACCCTGCCGCTGCCGCGCGCCTGA
- a CDS encoding DNA-directed RNA polymerase subunit alpha: MLIAQRPSLAEEVVDEFRSRFVIEPLEPGFGYTLGNSLRRTLLSSIPGAAVTSIRVDGVLHEFTTVPGVKEDVTDLILNIKQLVVSSEHDEPVVMYLRKQGPGVVTAADIAPPAGVEVHNPDLVLASLNGKGKLEMELTVERGRGYVSAVQNKQQGQEIGRIPVDSIYSPVLKVTYKVEATRVEQRTDFDKLIVDVETKQAMRPRDAMASAGKTLVELFGLARELNVDAEGIDMGPSPTDAALAADLALPIEELELTVRSYNCLKREGIHSVGELVARSEADLLDIRNFGAKSIDEVKAKLAGMGLALKDSPPGFDPTSAADTFGADDDVDAGFVETEQY; this comes from the coding sequence ATGCTGATCGCTCAGCGCCCTTCGTTGGCCGAAGAGGTCGTCGACGAGTTCCGTTCCCGGTTCGTGATCGAGCCGCTGGAGCCGGGCTTCGGCTACACCCTCGGCAACTCGCTCCGCCGCACGCTCCTCTCCTCGATCCCGGGTGCCGCCGTCACCTCGATCCGGGTCGACGGCGTCCTGCACGAGTTCACCACCGTGCCGGGTGTCAAGGAGGACGTCACCGACCTCATCCTCAACATCAAGCAGCTCGTCGTCTCCTCGGAGCACGACGAGCCCGTCGTGATGTACCTGCGCAAGCAGGGCCCGGGTGTGGTCACCGCCGCCGACATCGCGCCTCCGGCCGGTGTCGAGGTGCACAATCCCGACCTCGTCCTGGCCAGCCTGAACGGCAAGGGCAAGCTGGAGATGGAGCTGACCGTCGAGCGCGGTCGCGGCTACGTCTCGGCCGTCCAGAACAAGCAGCAGGGCCAGGAGATCGGCCGCATCCCGGTCGACTCCATCTACAGCCCGGTGCTCAAGGTCACCTACAAGGTCGAGGCGACCCGTGTCGAGCAGCGCACCGACTTCGACAAGCTGATCGTCGACGTCGAGACCAAGCAGGCCATGCGTCCCCGCGACGCGATGGCCTCGGCCGGCAAGACCCTGGTCGAGCTGTTCGGTCTCGCCCGCGAGCTGAACGTCGACGCCGAGGGCATCGACATGGGCCCGTCCCCCACGGACGCCGCCCTGGCGGCGGACCTCGCGCTGCCGATCGAGGAGCTCGAGCTCACCGTCCGTTCCTACAACTGCCTCAAGCGTGAGGGCATCCACTCGGTGGGTGAGCTCGTGGCACGCTCGGAGGCCGACCTGCTCGACATCCGCAACTTCGGTGCGAAGTCGATCGACGAGGTCAAGGCGAAGCTGGCCGGCATGGGCCTGGCCCTCAAGGACAGCCCGCCCGGATTCGACCCGACCTCCGCCGCCGACACCTTCGGTGCGGACGACGACGTCGACGCCGGCTTCGTGGAGACCGAGCAGTACTGA
- the rpsK gene encoding 30S ribosomal protein S11 — protein sequence MPPKGRQAGAKKVRRKEKKNVAHGHAHIKSTFNNTIVSITDPSGNVISWASAGHVGFKGSRKSTPFAAQMAAESAARRAQEHGMRKVDVFVKGPGSGRETAIRSLQATGLEVGSIQDVTPTPHNGCRPPKRRRV from the coding sequence ATGCCTCCGAAGGGCCGTCAGGCCGGCGCCAAGAAGGTGCGCCGCAAGGAGAAGAAGAACGTCGCTCATGGGCACGCCCACATCAAGAGCACGTTCAACAACACCATCGTTTCGATCACGGACCCGTCCGGCAACGTGATCTCCTGGGCCTCCGCCGGCCACGTCGGCTTCAAGGGCTCGCGCAAGTCGACCCCGTTCGCCGCGCAGATGGCCGCCGAGTCGGCCGCGCGCCGCGCGCAGGAGCACGGCATGCGCAAGGTCGATGTGTTCGTCAAGGGCCCCGGCTCCGGCCGTGAGACCGCGATCCGCTCCCTCCAGGCCACCGGCCTCGAGGTCGGCTCGATCCAGGACGTCACTCCGACCCCGCACAACGGATGCCGCCCGCCGAAGCGCCGGCGCGTCTGA
- the rpsH gene encoding 30S ribosomal protein S8: protein MTMTDPIADMLTRLRNANSAYHDEVTMPFSKIKSHIAEILQQEGYITGWKVEDAEVGKNLVLELKFGPNRERSIAGIKRISKPGLRVYAKSTNLPKVLGGLGVAIISTSHGLLTDKQANKKGVGGEVLAYVW, encoded by the coding sequence ATGACCATGACTGACCCGATCGCAGACATGCTGACGCGTCTGCGGAACGCGAACTCCGCGTACCACGACGAGGTCACCATGCCGTTCAGCAAGATCAAGTCGCACATCGCGGAGATCCTCCAGCAGGAGGGTTACATCACCGGCTGGAAGGTCGAGGACGCCGAGGTCGGCAAGAACCTCGTTCTCGAGCTGAAGTTCGGTCCGAACCGCGAGCGCTCGATCGCCGGCATCAAGCGCATCAGCAAGCCCGGTCTGCGGGTCTACGCAAAGTCCACCAACCTGCCGAAGGTGCTCGGCGGCCTGGGCGTGGCGATCATCTCCACCTCCCACGGGCTCCTCACCGACAAGCAGGCAAACAAGAAGGGCGTGGGTGGGGAAGTCCTCGCCTACGTCTGGTAG
- the infA gene encoding translation initiation factor IF-1 gives MAKKQGAIEIEGTVIESLPNAMFKVELQNGHKVLAHISGKMRMHYIRILPDDRVVVELSPYDLTRGRIVYRYK, from the coding sequence ATGGCCAAGAAGCAAGGCGCCATCGAAATCGAGGGCACCGTGATCGAGTCTCTGCCGAACGCTATGTTCAAGGTGGAGCTGCAGAACGGTCACAAGGTCCTCGCGCACATCAGTGGCAAGATGCGCATGCACTACATCCGCATCCTTCCCGATGACAGGGTCGTTGTGGAGTTGTCCCCCTACGACCTCACGCGCGGACGGATCGTCTACCGCTACAAGTAG
- the rpsD gene encoding 30S ribosomal protein S4, with the protein MARYTGADCKRCRREKQKLFLKGSKCESAKCPIEIRPYPPGEHGRGRTKDSEYLLQMREKQKCARIYGVLEKQFRGYYVEANRRSGKTGENLLRILESRLDNVVYRAGFAKSRDHARQLVRHGHFLVNGVKTDIPSARVVANDIVEVRESSRNLTPFAVAQGEAGERTVPAWLEAIPSRLRILVHNLPERPVIDTQVQEQLIVELYSK; encoded by the coding sequence ATGGCGCGTTACACCGGGGCCGACTGCAAGCGTTGCCGTCGGGAGAAGCAGAAGCTCTTCCTCAAGGGGAGCAAGTGCGAGAGCGCGAAGTGCCCGATCGAGATCCGTCCTTACCCCCCGGGTGAGCACGGACGCGGGCGCACCAAGGACAGCGAGTACCTGTTGCAGATGCGCGAGAAGCAGAAGTGCGCGCGCATCTACGGTGTCCTTGAGAAGCAGTTCCGCGGGTACTACGTGGAGGCGAACCGCAGGTCCGGCAAGACCGGTGAGAACCTGCTCCGCATCCTCGAGTCCCGGCTGGACAACGTGGTCTACCGGGCGGGCTTCGCCAAGTCGCGTGATCATGCGCGGCAGCTGGTCCGTCACGGCCACTTCCTCGTGAACGGCGTCAAGACCGACATCCCGTCGGCCCGTGTCGTCGCGAACGACATCGTCGAGGTCCGCGAGTCCTCCCGTAACCTGACGCCGTTCGCGGTGGCCCAGGGGGAGGCCGGCGAGAGGACCGTCCCGGCCTGGCTGGAGGCGATCCCCTCGCGTCTGCGGATCCTCGTGCACAACCTGCCCGAGCGCCCGGTGATCGACACCCAGGTGCAGGAGCAGTTGATCGTCGAGCTCTACTCGAAGTAG